In a single window of the Acyrthosiphon pisum isolate AL4f chromosome X, pea_aphid_22Mar2018_4r6ur, whole genome shotgun sequence genome:
- the LOC100164133 gene encoding uncharacterized protein LOC100164133 isoform X1, whose product MTTTVSNGNGTDVVSLLKKTKPPALKKLASWKDENEFDGTGNPKTPRTSTTPGKTPGHENCTFHHDLELDHKPPTREALLPDMTDSYKMLLSALGENPERQGLLKTPERAAKAMLFFTKGYDQTLTDVLNDAVFDEDHDEMVVVKDIEMFSMCEHHLVPFYGKVSIGYLPKNKILGLSKLARIVEMFSRRLQVQERLTKQIAVAVTQAIQPAGVAVVIEGVHMCMVMRGVQKINSKTVTSTMLGVFRDDSKTREEFLNLVQSK is encoded by the exons ATGACCACTACGGTTTCCAACGGCAACGGCACCGACGTGGTGAGCCTGCTAAAAAAGACCAAACCTCCGGCACTGAAGAAACTCGCGTCGTGGAAAGACGAAAACGAATTTGACGGCACGGGCAACCCGAAAACGCCCAGAACTTCCACCACGCCGGGTAAGACACCGG GTCACGAGAACTGCACATTCCACCACGACTTAGAGCTGGACCACAAGCCACCCACCCGGGAAGCCCTGTTGCCGGACATGACTGACTCATATAAGATGCTTTTGAGTGCGTTGGGTGAAAACCCCGAACGCCAAGGGCTGCTGAAGACTCCGGAAAGGGCGGCCAAGGCAATGCTGTTCTTCACAAAGGGCTACGATCAGACACTGACGG ACGTACTTAACGATGCGGTATTTGACGAGGATCACGATGAAATGGTTGTGGTGAAGGACATTGAAATGTTTAGTATGTGTGAACATCACTTGGTTCCGTTTTACGGAAAAGTTTCGATTGGATATTTGccgaaaaacaaaattttgggCCTCAGCAAACTCGCACGCATCGTGGAGATGTTCAGCAGAAGACTTCAAG TTCAAGAGCGATTAACTAAACAGATTGCTGTGGCCGTCACCCAAGCGATTCAACCTGCTGGAGTTGCCGTGGTCATAGAAGGAGT ccACATGTGCATGGTCATGAGAGGCGTACAAAAGATAAACAGCAAAACCGTCACGTCTACCATGCTGGGAGTGTTCAGAGACGACTCGAAGACACGCGAAGAATTTTTGAACCTAGTCCAGTCAAAATGA
- the LOC100164133 gene encoding uncharacterized protein LOC100164133, translating into MTTTVSNGNGTDVVSLLKKTKPPALKKLASWKDENEFDGTGNPKTPRTSTTPGHENCTFHHDLELDHKPPTREALLPDMTDSYKMLLSALGENPERQGLLKTPERAAKAMLFFTKGYDQTLTDVLNDAVFDEDHDEMVVVKDIEMFSMCEHHLVPFYGKVSIGYLPKNKILGLSKLARIVEMFSRRLQVQERLTKQIAVAVTQAIQPAGVAVVIEGVHMCMVMRGVQKINSKTVTSTMLGVFRDDSKTREEFLNLVQSK; encoded by the exons ATGACCACTACGGTTTCCAACGGCAACGGCACCGACGTGGTGAGCCTGCTAAAAAAGACCAAACCTCCGGCACTGAAGAAACTCGCGTCGTGGAAAGACGAAAACGAATTTGACGGCACGGGCAACCCGAAAACGCCCAGAACTTCCACCACGCCGG GTCACGAGAACTGCACATTCCACCACGACTTAGAGCTGGACCACAAGCCACCCACCCGGGAAGCCCTGTTGCCGGACATGACTGACTCATATAAGATGCTTTTGAGTGCGTTGGGTGAAAACCCCGAACGCCAAGGGCTGCTGAAGACTCCGGAAAGGGCGGCCAAGGCAATGCTGTTCTTCACAAAGGGCTACGATCAGACACTGACGG ACGTACTTAACGATGCGGTATTTGACGAGGATCACGATGAAATGGTTGTGGTGAAGGACATTGAAATGTTTAGTATGTGTGAACATCACTTGGTTCCGTTTTACGGAAAAGTTTCGATTGGATATTTGccgaaaaacaaaattttgggCCTCAGCAAACTCGCACGCATCGTGGAGATGTTCAGCAGAAGACTTCAAG TTCAAGAGCGATTAACTAAACAGATTGCTGTGGCCGTCACCCAAGCGATTCAACCTGCTGGAGTTGCCGTGGTCATAGAAGGAGT ccACATGTGCATGGTCATGAGAGGCGTACAAAAGATAAACAGCAAAACCGTCACGTCTACCATGCTGGGAGTGTTCAGAGACGACTCGAAGACACGCGAAGAATTTTTGAACCTAGTCCAGTCAAAATGA
- the LOC100164133 gene encoding uncharacterized protein LOC100164133 isoform X2: MTTTVSNGNGTDVVSLLKKTKPPALKKLASWKDENEFDGTGNPKTPRTSTTPGKTPGHENCTFHHDLELDHKPPTREALLPDMTDSYKMLLSALGENPERQGLLKTPERAAKAMLFFTKGYDQTLTDVLNDAVFDEDHDEMVVVKDIEMFSMCEHHLVPFYGKVSIGYLPKNKILGLSKLARIVEMFSRRLQVQERLTKQIAVAVTQAIQPAGVAVVIEGV, translated from the exons ATGACCACTACGGTTTCCAACGGCAACGGCACCGACGTGGTGAGCCTGCTAAAAAAGACCAAACCTCCGGCACTGAAGAAACTCGCGTCGTGGAAAGACGAAAACGAATTTGACGGCACGGGCAACCCGAAAACGCCCAGAACTTCCACCACGCCGGGTAAGACACCGG GTCACGAGAACTGCACATTCCACCACGACTTAGAGCTGGACCACAAGCCACCCACCCGGGAAGCCCTGTTGCCGGACATGACTGACTCATATAAGATGCTTTTGAGTGCGTTGGGTGAAAACCCCGAACGCCAAGGGCTGCTGAAGACTCCGGAAAGGGCGGCCAAGGCAATGCTGTTCTTCACAAAGGGCTACGATCAGACACTGACGG ACGTACTTAACGATGCGGTATTTGACGAGGATCACGATGAAATGGTTGTGGTGAAGGACATTGAAATGTTTAGTATGTGTGAACATCACTTGGTTCCGTTTTACGGAAAAGTTTCGATTGGATATTTGccgaaaaacaaaattttgggCCTCAGCAAACTCGCACGCATCGTGGAGATGTTCAGCAGAAGACTTCAAG TTCAAGAGCGATTAACTAAACAGATTGCTGTGGCCGTCACCCAAGCGATTCAACCTGCTGGAGTTGCCGTGGTCATAGAAGGAGTGTAA